The Flavobacterium marginilacus genome window below encodes:
- a CDS encoding transglutaminase-like domain-containing protein — MCKKILGCFLVFTYALFAQPKDSTEFKRIELKNVLTAHYPNDIQKQQAVAFLMDNISIQKSQNYAWVDESGKKVLFNEFDYDNKEIAVKKFKKLKDSIKIKPQTYKVMDVNVVTPELIIKDIDLAFDSWRNNPWSKSYDFAAFCEYILPYRSMTEPLEDWRSDYQFLVSNASNTVENKKSSVEVATNVILELKNFRFLESRPDPIPFLSPKQLLFRREGACSDLANLTLLACRSMGLAVTFDFTPFYGASSKRHFWNTIITEKGEHIPFNGNCFGNSKGLPYAYNATEKRLAKVFRKTYSIQQTALASIVDAKTIPDGFMKDKNIVDVTAEYVAVGKISYPIPAANPAAIGYLNVFNLGKWSATDWGKRILNTIEFNNLGISIVYLPSFYLAENQTMQYEQYPILLDAEKNQIVLKPNYAKTFSFSITKDKANKEKTLDFNSFEVFENEIFRLMVWDNGWKKIEEAISKDSAIHFSKIPDNGLFAVLCKKSNGYERIFRINTSTKQIEWY, encoded by the coding sequence ATGTGTAAAAAAATATTGGGATGTTTTCTTGTTTTTACTTATGCTTTGTTTGCTCAGCCAAAAGACAGTACAGAATTTAAAAGAATAGAATTAAAAAATGTCTTGACTGCACATTATCCTAACGATATCCAAAAACAGCAGGCTGTCGCTTTCTTGATGGATAATATTTCTATTCAGAAGTCTCAAAATTACGCTTGGGTGGATGAGAGCGGTAAAAAAGTACTTTTTAACGAATTCGATTATGATAATAAGGAAATTGCAGTAAAGAAATTTAAAAAGCTAAAAGACAGCATCAAAATTAAGCCTCAAACCTATAAGGTGATGGATGTTAATGTAGTAACCCCTGAATTGATAATTAAAGACATCGATTTGGCTTTTGATTCATGGAGGAACAATCCTTGGTCTAAATCGTATGATTTTGCTGCTTTTTGTGAATATATTTTGCCTTATAGGAGTATGACAGAGCCTTTGGAAGATTGGCGTAGTGACTATCAATTTTTAGTTTCAAATGCCAGCAATACTGTTGAAAATAAAAAATCATCTGTTGAAGTAGCGACTAATGTTATTTTAGAACTTAAAAATTTCAGATTTTTAGAAAGCCGTCCAGATCCAATTCCCTTTTTGAGTCCAAAACAATTATTATTTAGAAGAGAAGGAGCTTGCAGTGACTTGGCCAATTTAACATTGTTGGCATGCCGATCCATGGGACTTGCTGTCACTTTTGATTTTACACCTTTTTATGGAGCTTCTTCTAAAAGGCATTTTTGGAACACAATAATTACTGAAAAAGGAGAACATATTCCTTTTAACGGCAACTGCTTTGGGAATTCCAAAGGATTGCCATATGCTTATAATGCAACCGAAAAACGCTTAGCTAAAGTGTTTCGTAAGACTTATTCGATTCAACAAACTGCATTGGCGTCCATTGTAGATGCTAAGACAATTCCTGATGGGTTTATGAAAGACAAAAACATTGTAGACGTTACGGCCGAATATGTGGCTGTCGGCAAAATCAGTTATCCAATTCCTGCAGCAAATCCAGCTGCTATTGGGTATCTCAATGTCTTTAATCTGGGAAAATGGAGTGCTACAGATTGGGGAAAGAGAATTTTAAACACTATTGAATTTAATAATTTAGGAATCAGTATAGTGTATTTGCCTAGCTTTTATCTGGCGGAAAATCAGACAATGCAATATGAACAGTATCCGATATTATTAGATGCTGAGAAGAATCAAATTGTCTTGAAGCCTAATTATGCTAAAACATTTTCATTCAGTATCACTAAAGATAAGGCTAATAAGGAGAAAACATTGGATTTTAATTCCTTTGAAGTTTTTGAAAATGAGATTTTCAGGCTGATGGTTTGGGACAACGGCTGGAAAAAAATTGAAGAGGCAATCTCAAAAGACAGCGCAATCCATTTTTCTAAAATTCCCGACAATGGTTTGTTTGCAGTGCTTTGTAAAAAGAGTAATGGTTATGAACGAATTTTTAGAATTAATACTTCTACTAAACAAATTGAATGGTACTAA
- a CDS encoding FtsL-like putative cell division protein — protein MKGGIYNILKAQYLIDDNAVKNWRFIVFVILLAIIMIANTQRYEQKVFKIVELTNRVKELRSEFVDRRSELMKLKMESTVSAKMEERQIFPSTVPPVKIEVKEPEEKNFLEKLWQ, from the coding sequence ATGAAGGGTGGAATTTATAACATATTAAAAGCACAATATCTAATTGATGATAACGCTGTCAAAAACTGGCGTTTTATTGTATTTGTGATTTTACTTGCTATAATAATGATTGCGAATACACAGCGTTATGAGCAAAAAGTGTTCAAGATTGTTGAATTGACAAATAGAGTGAAAGAACTGCGCTCTGAATTTGTAGACAGACGTTCGGAGCTGATGAAGCTTAAAATGGAATCTACGGTTTCGGCTAAAATGGAAGAAAGACAAATTTTTCCATCGACCGTGCCTCCTGTAAAAATTGAAGTTAAAGAACCTGAAGAGAAAAATTTCTTAGAGAAGTTATGGCAGTAG
- a CDS encoding alpha/beta fold hydrolase: protein MEKYYKKEGKYGYYEAGEGIPIVILHGLMGGLSNFDAVANYFSNKGYRIIIPDLPIYTQNILKTNVKSFAVYVKNFITYKKLDRVILLGNSLGGHIALYHTKMFPEKVSGLVITGSSGLYESAMGDSYPKRGDYEYIKKKAEDVFYDPKIATPELIDEVYATVNDRIKLIKTLTIAKSAIRHNMAKDLPKMHVQTCIIWGKNDQVTPPDVAEEFHKLLPNSTLYWIDKCGHAAMMEQPEEFNAHLEDWLTHTHLAEH, encoded by the coding sequence ATGGAAAAATATTACAAAAAAGAAGGCAAATACGGATATTACGAAGCGGGCGAAGGAATTCCAATTGTCATCTTACATGGTTTAATGGGAGGACTTAGTAATTTTGATGCTGTTGCAAATTATTTTTCTAACAAAGGATACAGAATTATCATTCCCGATTTACCTATATACACTCAGAACATATTAAAAACAAACGTAAAAAGTTTTGCTGTCTATGTAAAAAACTTTATTACATACAAAAAATTAGACAGAGTAATTCTTTTAGGAAATTCACTTGGAGGGCATATTGCTTTATACCATACCAAAATGTTTCCTGAAAAAGTATCCGGACTTGTAATCACAGGAAGTTCCGGACTTTACGAAAGCGCAATGGGTGACAGTTACCCAAAAAGAGGTGACTATGAATACATTAAGAAAAAAGCCGAAGATGTATTTTATGATCCAAAAATAGCTACTCCAGAACTTATTGATGAAGTATATGCTACGGTAAATGACCGTATAAAACTGATTAAAACCCTGACTATTGCCAAAAGTGCCATTCGTCATAATATGGCTAAAGATTTACCCAAAATGCATGTGCAGACTTGTATTATCTGGGGGAAAAATGACCAAGTGACGCCACCGGATGTAGCCGAAGAATTCCATAAATTATTACCAAATTCAACATTGTACTGGATTGACAAATGCGGACACGCTGCAATGATGGAACAGCCAGAGGAATTCAATGCACATCTTGAAGATTGGCTTACACATACCCATTTAGCCGAACACTAA
- a CDS encoding O-antigen ligase family protein, translating to MKAIFFLISYILILIVSLINCSSENLPFLKEDYIYWIFILTPVALFFNPTNKTLKINIHDTILILLAIIGTIHFIIFSKATIYNTTIWCYIGYLVIYLLLRTYSTATEVTKKILIYLLYFCTSTAVLNIFWMFLQWKHLVSSPNEFFLTTGLFFSPNQLGIYLSIGCLSSLYLFQKAKNSLIKTGLGLSLLLILIGVCISESRGAFISLCTAIGYYFYHSKIKMKSPVNWKTTLVIGILIVSSLYFVTAVNKNKAESNSGRYFTTKQVIQQIAKNPLGYGVNSFSSEYNKLKAQYFDTNSNWEEMKNAGYIYNANNDFLELTFELGILWILPFLVFIVLLFRKKENTIEIQIARTILICLLVFSLTNNILTLPIFPIITCICTVIIINTTNPKVIYECKNRTFYKLITIGLILSFAIIQINRINAEYKLYKLYKDKLYLKGENQLKGYLSKIDNKGEELFMGGIILIKNGYKKESTAYIKTGFERSGKPSFGRILANGLKKQKQYTLAETIYTYNKNVEPYRYEARVDLFDLFLETNQKAKAKKMALEIINLPIKIHSASIIGFKKKAKLYLKKYNNEQTKKSNSKF from the coding sequence ATGAAAGCTATTTTTTTCTTAATTTCTTATATTTTAATTCTTATTGTCTCTCTTATAAATTGCTCTAGCGAAAATCTTCCCTTTCTAAAAGAAGATTATATTTACTGGATTTTTATACTTACACCTGTTGCCCTATTTTTTAATCCAACAAACAAAACATTAAAAATAAATATTCATGATACCATCTTGATATTGCTAGCCATTATCGGAACAATTCATTTTATCATCTTTTCAAAAGCAACCATATACAATACTACCATTTGGTGTTACATCGGTTATTTAGTTATTTATCTACTATTAAGAACTTATAGTACAGCAACAGAAGTTACCAAGAAAATACTGATTTACTTACTCTATTTTTGCACAAGCACTGCAGTCCTTAATATTTTTTGGATGTTTTTACAATGGAAACATTTAGTTTCATCTCCAAATGAATTTTTCTTAACTACAGGACTGTTTTTTTCACCTAATCAATTAGGAATTTATTTAAGCATTGGTTGTCTTAGCAGTCTGTATTTATTCCAAAAAGCAAAAAATTCTTTAATAAAAACTGGTTTAGGATTGAGTTTGTTACTGATTTTAATAGGGGTTTGTATTAGTGAATCAAGAGGTGCTTTTATTAGTTTATGTACTGCAATAGGATATTATTTTTATCATTCAAAAATAAAAATGAAATCCCCCGTTAATTGGAAAACAACTTTAGTAATTGGCATACTGATTGTTAGCAGTCTTTATTTTGTAACAGCAGTAAACAAGAACAAAGCAGAGTCAAATTCTGGGCGATATTTTACTACTAAACAAGTCATACAACAAATCGCTAAAAACCCATTGGGCTACGGAGTAAATTCATTTTCATCAGAATATAATAAATTAAAAGCGCAGTATTTTGACACTAATTCTAATTGGGAAGAAATGAAAAATGCTGGTTATATTTATAATGCAAATAACGATTTCCTAGAATTAACTTTCGAACTGGGTATTTTATGGATTCTCCCTTTTCTAGTTTTCATTGTACTTCTTTTTAGGAAAAAAGAAAATACTATTGAGATCCAAATAGCACGTACAATACTTATTTGTTTATTAGTTTTTTCGCTAACAAACAACATTCTTACTCTGCCTATTTTTCCAATAATAACCTGCATTTGTACCGTTATAATTATAAATACAACGAATCCGAAAGTCATCTATGAATGTAAAAACAGAACTTTTTATAAATTAATAACAATTGGACTTATCCTATCATTTGCAATCATACAAATTAATCGCATAAACGCAGAATACAAGCTATATAAATTATACAAAGACAAGCTTTATCTAAAAGGAGAAAATCAATTAAAGGGTTATTTGTCAAAAATTGACAACAAAGGAGAAGAACTTTTTATGGGAGGTATAATTCTCATAAAAAATGGGTATAAAAAAGAAAGCACTGCCTATATTAAAACTGGTTTTGAACGTTCAGGAAAGCCAAGCTTTGGAAGAATCCTTGCTAATGGATTAAAAAAACAGAAACAATATACTCTGGCAGAAACTATATACACTTACAATAAAAATGTTGAACCATATCGATACGAAGCCCGAGTGGATTTATTTGACTTATTTTTGGAAACCAATCAAAAGGCAAAGGCAAAAAAAATGGCGTTAGAAATCATCAATTTACCTATAAAGATTCATTCTGCATCAATTATAGGTTTTAAGAAAAAAGCAAAATTGTATCTTAAAAAATATAATAATGAGCAGACAAAAAAATCAAATTCCAAATTCTAA
- a CDS encoding penicillin-binding protein gives MAVEDKYISYRTYLVAFFIFLMAMAIAVKLTNIQWVDGDHYRELAKERTVKNFVIPANKGNIYSADGSLLATSIPSYTIRFDAVAPKTEAFEKNVKLLSDSLGMMLRKSSSTIQNELRKARVHKNRYYLVAKGLSFTQYMKIKGFPLFNLGAYKGGVIIEQKTVREHPIGQIAERTIGYERKLTGYSDGKGIEWAYREFLNGKDGKILKQKIAKGQWKPIRDVNEVEPQDGYDVISTIDVYIQDIAHHALLKQLEEYEADHGCVVVMETKTGQVKAISNLGRANDGSYYETTNYAYAESHEPGSTFKLVDLIAILEDKVADTSTVYDSHRGIIIYSGRKVRDSHEGGYGEVSLARGFELSSNTVMVQAVYNNYKNNPTRFVNHVNSFGLNKKLGLAFRGEGVPFIPQPGDKNWSNISLPWMAFGYGVSVTPLQTLTFYNAVANNGVMVKPMLVTEIKAWDKTIKKYNTEVMNPKICSDETLKKVQAVLENVVKKGTGSKLYSKDFSMAGKTGTAQMNYAQNGGLDKHYASSFVGYFPADNPKYSCIVVVHKPNTSNNNYYGADVAGPVFKRIAQKIFTDTPSTNVIKKLDRPNPIQESSYNAYYTKVQKKHNVIPNVKGMSGMDAVALLENLGLKVKAIGVGKVKKQSLQAGQNIVKNSSILLELS, from the coding sequence ATGGCAGTAGAAGATAAATATATATCCTATAGAACCTATCTGGTTGCCTTTTTCATCTTTTTGATGGCAATGGCTATTGCTGTTAAGCTGACTAATATTCAATGGGTGGATGGCGATCATTACAGGGAGCTGGCTAAAGAAAGAACAGTGAAGAATTTTGTTATTCCTGCCAATAAAGGGAATATTTATTCTGCCGATGGAAGTCTTTTGGCTACTTCAATTCCGAGTTATACAATTCGTTTTGATGCAGTTGCGCCAAAAACAGAAGCTTTTGAAAAAAATGTAAAATTGCTTTCGGATTCATTGGGAATGATGCTAAGAAAATCAAGCAGTACAATCCAAAATGAATTAAGGAAAGCCCGAGTTCATAAAAACAGATATTATTTGGTAGCCAAAGGGTTGAGTTTTACTCAATATATGAAGATAAAAGGATTTCCTCTTTTTAATTTGGGAGCTTATAAGGGAGGTGTCATAATTGAACAAAAAACAGTTCGCGAACATCCAATTGGACAAATAGCAGAACGTACCATTGGGTATGAAAGAAAATTAACCGGCTATTCAGATGGTAAAGGTATAGAGTGGGCTTATCGTGAATTCCTTAACGGTAAGGACGGCAAAATATTAAAACAGAAAATTGCAAAAGGGCAATGGAAACCAATTCGAGATGTAAATGAAGTAGAACCTCAGGACGGTTACGATGTTATCTCGACTATAGATGTTTACATTCAGGATATAGCGCATCATGCATTATTGAAACAACTGGAAGAATATGAAGCAGATCACGGCTGTGTTGTAGTTATGGAAACTAAAACGGGTCAGGTAAAAGCGATTTCAAATTTGGGTAGAGCAAATGACGGGAGTTATTACGAGACAACAAATTATGCTTATGCTGAGTCTCATGAGCCTGGTTCGACTTTTAAATTGGTTGATTTAATTGCAATATTAGAAGACAAAGTAGCAGATACCAGTACTGTTTATGATAGTCATCGAGGTATAATTATCTATTCTGGCCGCAAAGTGAGAGATTCTCATGAAGGAGGCTATGGTGAAGTATCATTGGCCAGAGGTTTTGAGCTTTCTTCAAATACAGTTATGGTTCAGGCAGTATATAATAATTACAAAAACAATCCGACAAGATTTGTGAATCACGTTAATTCATTTGGGCTGAATAAAAAATTAGGATTAGCTTTTAGAGGTGAAGGAGTTCCTTTTATACCGCAGCCAGGCGATAAAAACTGGTCTAATATTTCGCTTCCGTGGATGGCATTTGGATATGGCGTTTCGGTTACGCCATTGCAGACATTGACATTTTATAATGCGGTTGCAAATAATGGCGTGATGGTAAAACCAATGCTGGTAACAGAGATAAAAGCATGGGACAAAACCATAAAAAAATACAATACTGAAGTAATGAATCCGAAGATCTGTTCTGATGAAACATTAAAAAAAGTTCAGGCTGTTCTTGAAAATGTGGTAAAAAAAGGTACTGGATCTAAATTATATTCTAAGGATTTTTCGATGGCTGGTAAAACAGGAACAGCACAAATGAATTATGCTCAAAATGGAGGATTAGATAAGCATTATGCTTCGTCATTTGTGGGTTATTTTCCAGCGGATAATCCTAAATATTCTTGTATTGTAGTGGTTCATAAGCCTAATACATCAAACAATAATTATTATGGTGCCGATGTTGCCGGGCCTGTATTTAAAAGGATAGCTCAAAAAATATTTACTGATACGCCTTCAACGAATGTGATTAAAAAATTGGATCGTCCAAATCCTATACAGGAAAGCAGTTACAATGCTTACTATACAAAGGTGCAAAAAAAGCATAATGTAATTCCAAATGTAAAAGGAATGTCAGGTATGGATGCAGTTGCTTTATTGGAGAATTTAGGGTTAAAGGTAAAGGCTATTGGAGTTGGAAAAGTTAAAAAACAATCGCTCCAGGCTGGTCAGAATATTGTAAAAAATTCATCAATTCTATTGGAATTATCATGA
- a CDS encoding T9SS type A sorting domain-containing protein, translated as MKKKYTLLLLFLTLGVMAQTDCQIKLESAKEIMESDALFKDYDKIFQELLPCAESGVPLAQNYIGLMYIEGLGVVKDEAKGFGYIEQAAIGDNPVAQNNLGNLYRQGQGCAINMGKAVEWYQKAADKKNSRAAYSLGYMYLKGFGVPQDYAQAVAWFEKSKFDMAKHWLGVCYYLGYGVQQNTEKALEYLYGNKTLNSKAFLKNIKIDKREQVLTQADQAIEKANEGDKKIAPEVITASRELATESAGETISLKAKDILGQWTGRFIEYDWSGTIPLRVLPIDITFSKNELGDLQTKIIFEGKTFEDVVLFENNNLFLQGFNFNLDQLYSHSFKVYPLDYTVLGMDMTQRKYNNTRYLLADVDSFIGVWKEPGTPISLVLRPKNDKTVTAEEDAVLLALASQKAEFIKVYPVPFKEQLYIGFELNDPAQVQITLTSVATAHTVRVAVTKLEAGMQSYTVDTASLPEGYYVVRVQENEKVHTRVVIKQ; from the coding sequence ATGAAAAAAAAATACACATTACTGCTCCTGTTTTTAACCTTGGGAGTCATGGCGCAAACCGATTGCCAAATTAAGCTGGAAAGCGCCAAAGAAATTATGGAAAGCGATGCGCTTTTCAAAGATTATGATAAAATTTTTCAAGAGCTCCTGCCTTGTGCGGAGTCGGGTGTTCCATTAGCCCAAAATTATATCGGACTAATGTATATAGAAGGACTTGGAGTTGTCAAAGATGAAGCCAAAGGATTTGGTTATATAGAGCAAGCTGCAATAGGTGATAATCCTGTGGCACAAAACAATCTGGGGAATTTATACCGTCAAGGGCAGGGTTGTGCTATCAATATGGGCAAAGCAGTGGAATGGTATCAAAAAGCTGCCGATAAAAAAAATTCCCGTGCGGCTTATTCTTTGGGCTACATGTATCTCAAAGGTTTTGGTGTGCCACAAGATTATGCTCAGGCAGTAGCTTGGTTTGAAAAAAGTAAATTTGATATGGCAAAACACTGGCTGGGAGTATGTTATTATCTGGGATACGGAGTGCAGCAAAACACAGAAAAAGCTTTGGAATATTTGTATGGAAATAAAACCTTAAATAGTAAGGCATTCCTAAAGAATATAAAAATAGACAAACGGGAGCAAGTACTAACTCAAGCCGATCAAGCCATTGAAAAAGCTAATGAAGGAGATAAAAAAATTGCTCCCGAAGTAATTACTGCTAGTCGTGAGCTGGCAACTGAAAGTGCAGGAGAGACTATATCACTAAAAGCGAAAGATATTCTAGGACAATGGACGGGGCGTTTTATTGAATACGACTGGTCAGGAACAATCCCTTTACGTGTTTTACCGATAGATATTACTTTCAGTAAAAATGAATTGGGCGACCTGCAAACCAAGATTATTTTTGAAGGCAAGACATTTGAAGATGTTGTTTTGTTTGAGAACAACAATCTTTTCCTGCAAGGATTCAATTTTAATCTTGATCAATTGTACAGTCATAGCTTCAAGGTCTATCCGTTGGATTATACCGTTTTGGGAATGGACATGACTCAGAGAAAATATAACAATACCCGTTACCTTTTAGCTGATGTGGATAGTTTTATAGGTGTCTGGAAAGAACCTGGCACACCTATATCACTGGTATTGCGACCTAAAAATGACAAAACGGTTACTGCAGAAGAAGATGCCGTATTACTAGCTTTGGCTTCGCAAAAAGCAGAGTTTATCAAGGTATATCCAGTGCCGTTTAAAGAACAGCTCTACATAGGTTTTGAACTCAACGACCCAGCCCAGGTGCAAATAACGTTAACGAGTGTAGCAACAGCACATACAGTACGGGTAGCTGTTACAAAGCTAGAGGCAGGAATGCAATCCTACACAGTGGATACTGCCAGTTTGCCCGAGGGCTATTATGTTGTTCGTGTACAGGAAAACGAAAAAGTTCATACTAGAGTCGTAATCAAACAATAA
- the gldC gene encoding gliding motility protein GldC codes for MSDKNTSEIKFLVELDENRVPEKLFWTAEDGGVNLSESKAIMLNVWDSKAKESMRIDLWTKDMPVDEMKIFFHQTLMSMAETFRRATNDEKMSDTMLDFCDYFAEKLELKK; via the coding sequence ATGTCAGATAAAAATACCTCAGAAATTAAATTTTTAGTCGAATTAGACGAAAACCGTGTTCCGGAAAAACTTTTTTGGACAGCAGAAGACGGCGGAGTAAATCTCTCGGAATCGAAAGCCATTATGCTGAATGTTTGGGACAGCAAAGCCAAAGAAAGCATGCGTATCGATTTGTGGACAAAAGACATGCCTGTTGATGAAATGAAAATTTTCTTTCACCAGACACTGATGTCTATGGCTGAAACTTTCAGAAGAGCCACAAATGATGAAAAAATGTCGGATACAATGCTTGACTTTTGTGATTATTTTGCAGAGAAATTAGAGTTGAAAAAATAA
- a CDS encoding division/cell wall cluster transcriptional repressor MraZ, translating into MDTIIGTYECKVDAKGRALLPAPLKKQLASSLQNGFVLKRSVFQPCLELYPMEEWDLMMKKINKLNRFVKKNNDFIRRFTAGVKVVEIDALGRLLVPKDLVTFASIDKDVVFSSAVNIVEIWDKDLYEKSIDGADVDFADLAEEVMGNLNDDDNGIS; encoded by the coding sequence TTGGACACAATTATAGGGACATATGAGTGTAAAGTTGATGCTAAAGGACGGGCTTTATTACCTGCTCCCCTAAAAAAGCAATTGGCTTCCTCGCTTCAAAACGGTTTTGTTTTGAAGCGTTCCGTTTTTCAGCCCTGTCTGGAATTGTATCCTATGGAAGAGTGGGATTTGATGATGAAAAAAATCAACAAACTTAATCGTTTTGTAAAAAAGAACAATGACTTTATACGCCGTTTTACAGCAGGAGTGAAGGTGGTGGAAATTGATGCGCTTGGCAGATTATTGGTTCCTAAAGACTTAGTAACTTTTGCCAGCATTGATAAAGATGTAGTTTTTTCTTCTGCAGTTAATATTGTGGAGATTTGGGATAAAGATTTGTATGAAAAATCAATCGATGGGGCAGATGTTGATTTTGCTGATTTGGCCGAAGAAGTAATGGGTAATTTAAATGACGATGACAATGGAATATCATAA
- the rsmH gene encoding 16S rRNA (cytosine(1402)-N(4))-methyltransferase RsmH — MTMTMEYHNPVLLHPTVDGLGIKPDGIYVDVTFGGGGHSKEILRRLGPDGKLFAFDQDEDALANALPDERFTLINENFRFIKRFLRFHGVKEVDGILGDLGVSSHQFDVAERGFSTRFDAGLDMRMSQKNDLNAYRVVNEYDDANLRRVFLDYGELKNAPALARTIVEAREHRPIKTTEELKEVLAKYLPERLRNKILAQIYQAIRIEVNQEMDVLKEFLEQSLEILKPGGRLSVISYHSLEDRLVKRFIKNGMFEGEPERDFYGNFSVPFNTIGKLIVPDNEEIKLNNRARSAKLRIAEKKG, encoded by the coding sequence ATGACGATGACAATGGAATATCATAATCCAGTATTGCTTCATCCTACAGTGGATGGTTTGGGTATAAAACCTGACGGGATTTATGTAGATGTGACTTTTGGCGGCGGCGGTCATTCAAAAGAGATATTAAGAAGGCTGGGGCCTGATGGAAAATTGTTTGCTTTTGATCAGGATGAGGATGCTTTGGCAAATGCTTTGCCTGACGAAAGATTTACATTGATAAATGAGAATTTCAGATTTATAAAAAGGTTTTTGCGTTTTCATGGCGTGAAAGAAGTAGATGGAATTTTGGGAGATTTAGGCGTTTCTTCTCATCAGTTTGATGTGGCCGAAAGAGGTTTCTCAACACGATTTGATGCTGGACTGGATATGAGAATGAGCCAGAAAAATGATTTGAATGCGTATCGGGTGGTCAATGAATATGATGATGCCAATTTGCGAAGAGTATTCTTGGATTATGGTGAGTTGAAGAACGCACCAGCTTTGGCAAGAACAATTGTAGAGGCTAGAGAGCACCGTCCGATTAAAACAACTGAAGAATTGAAAGAGGTTTTGGCGAAATATCTGCCTGAAAGACTTAGAAATAAAATTTTGGCACAAATCTATCAGGCAATCCGGATTGAAGTAAATCAGGAAATGGATGTCTTGAAAGAATTTTTAGAACAGTCTCTAGAGATTTTGAAACCGGGAGGAAGATTAAGCGTGATTTCCTATCATTCATTAGAAGATAGATTAGTAAAAAGATTCATAAAAAATGGAATGTTCGAAGGAGAACCTGAACGTGATTTTTATGGTAATTTTTCTGTTCCATTTAATACGATAGGAAAATTGATAGTTCCGGATAACGAAGAAATAAAATTGAATAATAGAGCACGAAGCGCAAAACTGAGAATTGCAGAGAAAAAAGGGTGA
- the yihA gene encoding ribosome biogenesis GTP-binding protein YihA/YsxC: MKINTAEFIISNSDASKCPKDFLPEYAFIGRSNVGKSSLINMLTNNKNLAKTSGKPGKTQLINHFLINSSWFLVDLPGYGYAKVSKKTKSIFQEFITDYFETRQQLVCAFVLIDIRHEAQKIDIEFMSYMGESEIPFCIIFTKADKISKTKIDSHVVAYKKQMFANNWAEMPPYFVTSSTEATGKEELLNYIDEVNQEVFKNNSGF; encoded by the coding sequence ATGAAAATCAATACTGCCGAATTCATAATAAGCAACTCAGATGCAAGTAAATGTCCTAAGGATTTTTTACCTGAATATGCTTTTATTGGCCGTTCCAATGTTGGAAAATCCTCATTGATCAACATGCTGACCAATAACAAAAATTTGGCCAAAACTTCAGGAAAACCAGGCAAGACACAGCTTATCAATCATTTTTTGATTAACAGCAGCTGGTTTCTAGTTGATTTACCAGGTTACGGCTATGCCAAAGTTTCCAAGAAAACCAAATCAATTTTTCAGGAGTTCATTACCGATTATTTTGAGACAAGACAACAATTAGTCTGCGCTTTTGTGTTAATTGACATTCGCCACGAAGCACAAAAAATCGATATTGAATTCATGTCGTACATGGGCGAAAGCGAAATTCCGTTCTGCATTATTTTTACCAAAGCCGATAAAATCAGCAAAACAAAAATCGACTCTCATGTTGTCGCCTACAAAAAACAGATGTTTGCTAACAACTGGGCAGAAATGCCACCCTATTTCGTAACTTCATCAACAGAAGCAACCGGAAAAGAAGAACTTCTAAATTACATAGACGAAGTAAATCAAGAAGTTTTTAAAAATAATTCAGGGTTTTAA